From Toxorhynchites rutilus septentrionalis strain SRP chromosome 2, ASM2978413v1, whole genome shotgun sequence, a single genomic window includes:
- the LOC129771746 gene encoding uncharacterized protein LOC129771746 isoform X1, translated as MYKFVALFVILCGISVGFSTPVRKAAYYRQALPHNARQQTVYGFHSQNKQRLIDQRSTGVSAFAAIAPGTNLKDCENTDSESAELPVQDEQDVNSVVEALPEADFAPVEDETLSDAPIDSDQEADETIADEPAAVPALAVPDMKKKVSVQIESDEDEEEVQVSRAGGKVPALPSSYFPINFGSTNGGAIAVANAYSTGKGGSAISTANAYGRPAAAELRRISPAQLRRKPAKLRARKH; from the exons ATGTATAAGTTCGTGGCTCTATTTGTTATCCTCTGCGGGATTAGCGTTGGATTCTCAACCCCAGTTCGAAAAG CTGCCTATTACCGTCAGGCGTTACCACATAATGCCCGTCAGCAGACTGTGTATGGATTCCATTCTCAAAATAAACAGAGGCTCATCGATCAGCGTTCCACTGGAGTTTCTGCTTTCGCTGCAATTGCTCCTGGAACAAATCTGAAGG ATTGCGAAAATACAGATTCTGAAAGTGCCGAACTGCCAGTCCAAGATGAGCAGGATGTGAATTCTGTCGTTGAAGCTCTGCCAGAGGCTGATTTTGCCCCAGTGGAAGACGAAACTCTGAGCGATGCACCAATCGATAGCGATCAGGAAGCTGATGAAACGATTGCAGATGAACCCGCCGCAGTTCCAGCGTTGGCAGTACCGGATATGAAGAAGAAAGTTTCCGTTCAGATTGAATCCGATGAAGACGAAGAAGAGGTCCAGGTCAGTCGTGCCGGCGGAAAAGTTCCAGCTCTTCCAAGTAGTTATTTCCCAATCAATTTTGGAAGCACTAATGGAGGAGCCATTGCTGTTGCAAACGCATACAGCACTGGAAAGGGAGGATCTGCCATCAGTACTGCTAATGCTTACGGAAGACCAGCAGCTGCCGAGCTGAGGAGAATTTCGCCAGCCCAGCTGAGACGAAAACCCGCCAAACTTCGCGCCAGGAAACATTAG
- the LOC129771746 gene encoding uncharacterized protein LOC129771746 isoform X2, which translates to MYKFVALFVILCGISVGFSTPVRKAAYYRQALPHNARQQTVYGFHSQNKQRLIDQRSTGVSAFAAIAPGTNLKDSESAELPVQDEQDVNSVVEALPEADFAPVEDETLSDAPIDSDQEADETIADEPAAVPALAVPDMKKKVSVQIESDEDEEEVQVSRAGGKVPALPSSYFPINFGSTNGGAIAVANAYSTGKGGSAISTANAYGRPAAAELRRISPAQLRRKPAKLRARKH; encoded by the exons ATGTATAAGTTCGTGGCTCTATTTGTTATCCTCTGCGGGATTAGCGTTGGATTCTCAACCCCAGTTCGAAAAG CTGCCTATTACCGTCAGGCGTTACCACATAATGCCCGTCAGCAGACTGTGTATGGATTCCATTCTCAAAATAAACAGAGGCTCATCGATCAGCGTTCCACTGGAGTTTCTGCTTTCGCTGCAATTGCTCCTGGAACAAATCTGAAGG ATTCTGAAAGTGCCGAACTGCCAGTCCAAGATGAGCAGGATGTGAATTCTGTCGTTGAAGCTCTGCCAGAGGCTGATTTTGCCCCAGTGGAAGACGAAACTCTGAGCGATGCACCAATCGATAGCGATCAGGAAGCTGATGAAACGATTGCAGATGAACCCGCCGCAGTTCCAGCGTTGGCAGTACCGGATATGAAGAAGAAAGTTTCCGTTCAGATTGAATCCGATGAAGACGAAGAAGAGGTCCAGGTCAGTCGTGCCGGCGGAAAAGTTCCAGCTCTTCCAAGTAGTTATTTCCCAATCAATTTTGGAAGCACTAATGGAGGAGCCATTGCTGTTGCAAACGCATACAGCACTGGAAAGGGAGGATCTGCCATCAGTACTGCTAATGCTTACGGAAGACCAGCAGCTGCCGAGCTGAGGAGAATTTCGCCAGCCCAGCTGAGACGAAAACCCGCCAAACTTCGCGCCAGGAAACATTAG